Proteins from a single region of Aureibacter tunicatorum:
- the hemA gene encoding glutamyl-tRNA reductase: MYNNFKTTSLSYKHAPIEVRELVALDETACKSLLRMIKEHTDISEVLILSTCNRTEFYYCADEDRTVELVKLLCIHKGYSDSSSILPFFHCIDDNYEAQKYFFRVSMGLEAKVIGDIQISNQIKRAYQWCADEECVGPFLHRLLHTIFYSNKRVSQETAFRDGGASVAYVAAEMAEDFASQIITPKILVLGVGEIGTDVCKNLETVPEGTEVYIMNRTRSKAEALAEECGHQVMDFSRMKEAVQECDVIICSIAADSPFITKNMVESLNIPGYKMFIDLSVPRSIELGVETVPGVVLQNIDTISEKTNKAVQKRIASIPDVERIIEETLDEFGDWSKEMTVSPTIKKMKDALEQIRKEEMARYLKKASDKEAKMIDQVTKSMIQKIMKLPVLQLKAACKRDEAETLIDVLNDLFDLEKAAEKTPRQ, encoded by the coding sequence ATGTACAATAATTTTAAAACCACCAGTCTTTCTTACAAGCATGCGCCGATAGAAGTGCGAGAGCTTGTCGCCTTGGATGAAACAGCCTGCAAAAGTCTGCTCAGAATGATCAAGGAGCATACAGACATTTCTGAGGTGTTGATTTTATCCACGTGCAACAGAACAGAATTTTACTATTGCGCAGATGAAGATCGCACAGTGGAACTGGTGAAATTATTATGCATCCACAAAGGCTACTCAGACTCTTCAAGCATTTTACCTTTTTTCCATTGCATAGACGATAATTACGAAGCTCAAAAATACTTCTTCAGGGTATCTATGGGACTTGAGGCGAAAGTGATCGGAGATATTCAGATTTCCAATCAAATCAAAAGAGCCTACCAATGGTGCGCTGACGAGGAATGCGTTGGTCCGTTTTTGCACAGATTATTACATACCATATTCTATAGCAATAAAAGAGTTTCTCAAGAAACAGCTTTCAGAGATGGAGGTGCTTCTGTAGCCTATGTTGCGGCTGAAATGGCGGAGGACTTCGCCAGTCAAATCATCACGCCAAAAATCCTAGTATTAGGCGTAGGAGAAATAGGAACGGATGTATGCAAAAACCTTGAAACAGTTCCTGAAGGCACTGAGGTTTATATCATGAACAGAACGCGCTCGAAAGCTGAAGCTTTAGCGGAAGAATGCGGTCATCAAGTGATGGACTTCAGCCGAATGAAAGAAGCTGTTCAGGAGTGCGATGTGATCATCTGCTCTATCGCAGCGGATTCGCCATTCATTACCAAGAACATGGTGGAATCGCTTAATATTCCGGGATACAAAATGTTCATCGACCTCTCTGTGCCTAGAAGCATAGAATTGGGTGTGGAGACTGTTCCGGGCGTAGTGCTTCAAAACATTGACACGATCTCTGAGAAAACGAACAAAGCCGTTCAAAAAAGAATCGCTTCCATACCTGATGTTGAGCGAATCATCGAAGAGACTTTGGATGAATTTGGTGACTGGAGCAAGGAGATGACTGTGTCTCCTACCATCAAGAAGATGAAAGACGCTCTGGAGCAAATCAGAAAAGAAGAGATGGCTCGATACCTCAAAAAAGCCAGCGACAAAGAAGCCAAGATGATCGATCAAGTAACCAAGTCAATGATCCAAAAAATCATGAAGCTTCCTGTATTGCAATTAAAAGCAGCTTGTAAAAGAGACGAGGCAGAGACTCTTATCGATGTTCTTAACGATTTGTTCGACTTGGAAAAAGCCGCTGAAAAGACTCCAAGACAATAA
- a CDS encoding GH92 family glycosyl hydrolase, which yields MRALSIAIIAMFVNLAAYATPSNIAPQAKVSASSYLSEDFGPDHVIDGIIMEKGKGEWACKGYVHSWGVMYLPWVQLDWEKPVKTNKIRLYDRPDINENLIGGTLHFSDGSTISVTAIPVDGSAKEITFPTKEISWVKFEATDGEGKDIGLSEFEVYQAQEDFEDYVSWVDPYIETTRGRWFYCTPGARPFGMVAAAAYTRNKNQGGGGYNYNSMEIRGFNQINDWMISGVNIMPNVGDVEVGGGEESWKSAFKHENEVIQPGYHKLFLERYNVWTEYTATERVSFYRMNYVDAEVEPRMIVDLGSKLGNATMTEADLKQVSDQRLVGSLKSVDRFWGGPDSIDVYCVVEFDHPIQDADSWVGDALTEGKSSVKGNEARLNLKFQEGIGTLKMKIGISFTSVENAIYNLENELSHWDFDKVKSETQLIWNEKMAKIDVQGGTIPQKTKFYTDLWHVLLGRHIINDANGYYPDYTHGEYVDKRTSVSKKVRKLPMDKNGKAKFNMYSFDALWLTQWNLNVLWGLAWPEVLDDFSACLVQYAKNGKLLPRGACVGGYSFIMTGTPASNMLSSAIMKDLLTKAKPADAFKLMKSNHLPGGMMSFESSEDLEFYIKNGWCPDNAGKTIEWAFQDWGLAQVAVKLGKKSDAREFERRSKGWKQIFREDQKLLFPKTANGQWLHDDPLNGSGWIEANAWQGTWGISHAIPQLVDLMGGKDQFSDKLNHAFEQAEGDDFVFGYSDGYVSYANQPGCSNAHVFSHAGKPYLTQYWVRKVNEQAYGGITPDKGYGGHDEDQGQMGGVSALMSIGLFDVKGSLEQKPKYDITSPVFDQITIQLNSDYYSGESFVIKTHNNSKENMYIQSVKLNGDNHEAFQFSHDDYTKGGLLEIWLGDQPNKDWGKPL from the coding sequence CAGTTACCTATCTGAGGACTTTGGGCCTGATCATGTGATTGATGGGATCATCATGGAAAAAGGCAAAGGAGAATGGGCTTGCAAAGGCTATGTGCACTCTTGGGGAGTGATGTATTTGCCTTGGGTTCAGCTAGATTGGGAAAAGCCAGTCAAAACGAATAAGATTAGGCTTTATGACCGACCTGATATTAATGAGAATTTGATTGGAGGGACTTTGCACTTTAGCGATGGCAGTACTATAAGCGTCACAGCTATTCCAGTGGATGGATCTGCAAAGGAAATCACTTTCCCTACCAAGGAAATCTCTTGGGTGAAATTTGAAGCGACTGATGGTGAGGGCAAAGATATAGGTTTATCGGAGTTTGAGGTTTATCAAGCGCAAGAGGATTTTGAGGATTATGTTAGTTGGGTTGATCCGTATATTGAAACGACCAGAGGCAGATGGTTTTATTGCACTCCGGGAGCTCGGCCATTTGGTATGGTAGCCGCTGCCGCGTATACTCGAAATAAAAATCAAGGAGGTGGAGGTTACAATTACAACTCTATGGAGATAAGAGGTTTCAACCAGATCAATGATTGGATGATTTCGGGTGTGAATATAATGCCTAATGTCGGCGATGTGGAAGTTGGCGGCGGAGAAGAGTCGTGGAAATCGGCTTTCAAGCATGAAAATGAGGTCATCCAACCAGGGTATCATAAACTGTTTCTTGAAAGATACAATGTTTGGACGGAGTATACAGCGACGGAAAGAGTCTCGTTTTATCGAATGAATTATGTGGACGCAGAAGTTGAGCCCCGCATGATCGTTGATCTGGGCAGCAAACTTGGAAATGCGACGATGACGGAAGCAGACCTGAAACAAGTATCTGATCAAAGACTTGTTGGAAGTCTTAAGTCGGTGGATAGATTTTGGGGAGGACCAGATTCCATTGATGTTTACTGCGTGGTTGAATTTGATCATCCGATTCAAGACGCTGATTCTTGGGTTGGCGATGCTTTGACAGAAGGGAAGTCTTCCGTAAAGGGCAATGAAGCTAGGCTCAATTTGAAATTCCAAGAGGGAATAGGAACCTTGAAAATGAAAATAGGCATATCATTCACAAGTGTGGAAAATGCGATCTACAACTTGGAGAATGAACTCAGCCATTGGGATTTTGACAAAGTGAAATCGGAGACTCAGCTTATATGGAATGAAAAGATGGCTAAGATTGATGTGCAAGGCGGTACGATTCCTCAGAAAACTAAATTTTACACCGATTTATGGCATGTGTTGTTAGGAAGGCATATCATCAACGACGCCAATGGATATTATCCTGATTACACGCATGGAGAATATGTTGATAAGAGAACTTCCGTATCCAAGAAAGTTCGCAAACTGCCTATGGATAAGAATGGCAAAGCGAAATTCAACATGTATAGCTTTGATGCCTTGTGGTTGACTCAGTGGAATCTGAATGTGCTTTGGGGACTGGCGTGGCCGGAAGTTTTGGATGATTTCTCAGCTTGCTTGGTTCAATATGCTAAAAATGGAAAGCTATTGCCTAGAGGTGCGTGTGTGGGCGGATACTCGTTTATTATGACAGGAACTCCTGCCTCCAATATGCTTTCAAGTGCTATCATGAAAGACCTTTTGACGAAAGCCAAGCCTGCCGATGCTTTTAAATTGATGAAATCCAATCATTTGCCGGGAGGAATGATGAGTTTTGAAAGTTCCGAGGATTTGGAATTTTATATCAAGAATGGATGGTGCCCTGATAATGCCGGTAAAACGATTGAATGGGCGTTTCAGGATTGGGGATTGGCTCAAGTGGCTGTCAAGCTAGGAAAAAAGTCAGATGCCAGAGAATTTGAAAGACGTTCCAAGGGCTGGAAGCAGATTTTCAGGGAAGATCAAAAACTCTTGTTTCCAAAGACTGCGAACGGACAATGGTTACATGACGATCCTTTGAATGGTTCAGGCTGGATAGAAGCGAATGCTTGGCAAGGCACATGGGGGATTTCTCATGCGATACCTCAATTAGTGGACTTAATGGGAGGCAAGGATCAGTTTTCGGATAAGCTTAATCATGCTTTTGAACAGGCCGAAGGCGATGACTTTGTCTTTGGCTATAGCGATGGCTATGTTAGTTATGCGAACCAGCCGGGTTGTTCCAATGCCCATGTGTTCAGCCATGCGGGCAAGCCTTATTTGACACAGTATTGGGTGAGAAAAGTCAATGAGCAAGCTTATGGAGGAATTACTCCGGATAAAGGCTACGGAGGCCATGATGAAGATCAAGGGCAGATGGGTGGCGTGAGCGCTTTGATGTCGATAGGGTTGTTTGACGTGAAAGGCAGCTTGGAGCAAAAGCCTAAGTATGACATTACAAGTCCTGTGTTCGATCAGATCACTATTCAGTTGAATTCGGATTACTATTCAGGAGAAAGCTTTGTGATCAAGACGCATAACAATAGTAAAGAGAATATGTATATCCAATCGGTTAAGTTGAATGGAGATAATCATGAGGCTTTTCAGTTTAGCCATGACGACTATACAAAAGGAGGTTTATTGGAAATTTGGCTTGGAGATCAACCAAACAAAGATTGGGGCAAACCGCTATAG